The following nucleotide sequence is from Pseudonocardia sp. C8.
TTGACGGCGTAGGCCTCGACGATCGGTGCGAAGTCGGTCCCGGCGTTCATGAAGATCGACTCGATGCCGAGCTCGGCGAGCCTGGCGAGATAGGTGGTGGCGACGGTCAGCTGCATCGGAATCCCTCTGTTCAGGGCGTGGACGAGGTGACGGGCTCGGAGCGCGGGCGGAGCGAGGTGGCGATCGAGGCGAGCTCGCGCCACTCCGGCATCGGCAGGCTCTGCCGATCGGCCGACAGCACCTGGAGCGACACGTGGTCGGCCCCGGCGTCGAGGTGCGCCTGCACGCGGTCGGCGATCCGGTCGAGGGACCCCCACGCCACGATCGCGTCGACGAGGCCGTCGCTCCCCTCGCCGGCCAGATCGTCGTCGCCCCAGCCCAGGCGGCGGAGGTTCTCGGTGTAGTTCGGCAACGCGAGGTACATCTGCATGAACCCCCGGGCGATACGCCGGGCCTCCACGGGGTCCGTCTCGAGCACGACGGTCTGGGCAGGCGCCAGCACCGCGTCGCCGCCCAGCACGTCGCGGGCCACCTTCGTGTGCTCGACCGGCACGAAGTAGGTGTGCGCACCCGCGCTCCGCTCTGCGGCGAGCCGCAGCATCCGCGGCCCGAGGGCGGCCAGCACACGGCTCGGCGCCGCCGGT
It contains:
- a CDS encoding LLM class F420-dependent oxidoreductase; its protein translation is MSDASAPKLGPLGIWTFRLDLQPMARAREAAAELDELGFGALWVPEAVGREPFASAALLLSATNRMTVATGIASLYARTAVTMNAGWRTLSEAFPGRFLLGVGVSHRSVVEGAHRGRYDRPYRTMVDYLDRMDDATFLAAAPPAAPSRVLAALGPRMLRLAAERSAGAHTYFVPVEHTKVARDVLGGDAVLAPAQTVVLETDPVEARRIARGFMQMYLALPNYTENLRRLGWGDDDLAGEGSDGLVDAIVAWGSLDRIADRVQAHLDAGADHVSLQVLSADRQSLPMPEWRELASIATSLRPRSEPVTSSTP